The Desulfovibrio sp. genome includes a region encoding these proteins:
- the selB gene encoding selenocysteine-specific translation elongation factor, with protein MAVVLGTAGHIDHGKTSLVRALTGIDCDRLQEEKRRGITIELGFAWVDLPGGERMGIVDVPGHERFVKNMVAGAAGVDFVMLVIAADEGIMPQTREHLEICSLLGIRTGLVALTKTDMVDADWLEMVQEEVRGFLQGSFLENAPIFPVSATTGEGVDTLRDHLARMAAELPAQRRSDIFRLPVDRVFSMKGHGTVVTGTVISGVCNLGDELRFMPPDLPTRARGLQRHGKAADSVQPGQRCAVNVQGLDVEEIERGFVLARPGELFPSNRWLVRLTCLSSAPRAMRQRVEIHFHHGTRECAARVVFRDRDKLAPGETALAELRFKEPMVGVFGDHCVLRAYSPLRTVAGGLLVSPLPPELRAKDPELADKLRLLQELPELRDAAEAIGGGKAEAKARDEARAALVRGALTLRGIEGADEARLRALTGLARSAVEAALQLLSTRGEAICWDKENRCWIGKIPFEKLLAASLERGADLHRREPLKPGFTRGALCTGWSRNLPPKLVQKVLDQALKQGDLVTEGEGLRLQSHTVSLAADQAGLRQKLLDAHASAGLTPPNAKDVLEELGVSPKEAAPVLRLLCEAGELVKIKDGLYYHGPALADILERVRGWFTTHDNLDVGGLKELLGLSRKYLIALLEYMDNERITVRVGDQRRFRGR; from the coding sequence ATGGCAGTAGTGCTAGGCACGGCAGGGCATATAGATCACGGCAAAACTTCGCTGGTACGGGCGCTTACAGGCATTGACTGCGACCGACTGCAAGAAGAAAAACGCCGGGGAATCACCATTGAACTAGGCTTCGCCTGGGTTGATCTACCCGGCGGCGAGCGGATGGGCATCGTGGATGTGCCGGGCCATGAGCGCTTTGTCAAAAACATGGTGGCAGGCGCGGCAGGAGTGGACTTTGTCATGCTGGTCATTGCAGCAGACGAAGGCATCATGCCCCAGACCCGCGAACATCTCGAAATCTGCTCCCTGCTGGGCATACGCACCGGCCTTGTGGCCCTCACCAAGACAGACATGGTGGACGCCGACTGGCTCGAAATGGTGCAGGAAGAAGTACGCGGATTCCTGCAAGGCTCCTTTCTTGAAAATGCACCCATCTTCCCCGTTTCCGCAACCACAGGCGAAGGAGTGGACACGCTGCGCGACCATCTTGCGCGCATGGCTGCCGAGCTGCCCGCTCAGCGGCGCAGCGATATTTTTCGCCTGCCGGTGGACCGCGTTTTCAGCATGAAGGGACACGGCACTGTTGTGACAGGCACGGTCATTTCCGGCGTGTGCAACCTTGGCGATGAACTGCGCTTCATGCCGCCCGATCTGCCCACCCGCGCGCGCGGGCTGCAACGTCATGGCAAGGCCGCCGATTCGGTGCAGCCGGGCCAGCGCTGCGCCGTCAACGTGCAGGGGCTGGATGTGGAGGAAATCGAACGCGGTTTTGTGCTGGCCCGCCCCGGTGAACTGTTCCCCTCCAACCGCTGGCTGGTCAGGCTCACCTGCCTTTCCTCCGCCCCAAGAGCCATGCGCCAAAGGGTGGAAATCCATTTCCACCACGGTACGCGCGAATGCGCGGCGCGGGTGGTCTTTCGCGACAGGGACAAGCTCGCCCCCGGTGAAACCGCGCTGGCGGAACTGCGTTTCAAGGAACCCATGGTGGGCGTATTTGGCGACCACTGCGTGTTGCGGGCCTACTCCCCCCTGCGCACAGTTGCTGGCGGGCTGCTGGTCAGCCCTCTGCCGCCCGAACTACGGGCCAAAGACCCTGAACTGGCCGATAAGCTCCGGCTGTTGCAGGAGCTGCCAGAACTTCGCGATGCGGCAGAAGCCATCGGCGGCGGCAAGGCCGAAGCCAAGGCGCGCGATGAAGCCAGGGCTGCGCTGGTACGCGGCGCACTGACCCTGCGCGGTATTGAGGGCGCTGACGAAGCGCGTCTGCGCGCCCTGACGGGCCTTGCCCGATCCGCTGTGGAGGCGGCGCTGCAACTGCTTTCCACCCGTGGCGAGGCCATCTGCTGGGACAAGGAAAACCGCTGCTGGATTGGCAAAATTCCCTTTGAAAAGCTGCTGGCCGCCAGTCTTGAGCGCGGGGCCGACCTGCACCGCCGCGAGCCTCTCAAACCCGGATTCACCCGGGGAGCCCTGTGCACGGGCTGGAGCCGCAACCTGCCCCCCAAGCTGGTGCAAAAAGTGCTGGATCAGGCCCTCAAGCAGGGCGATCTGGTCACTGAAGGCGAGGGGCTGCGCCTGCAATCGCATACCGTGAGCCTGGCTGCCGATCAGGCTGGCTTGCGCCAAAAGCTGCTGGACGCGCATGCCAGCGCGGGGCTGACCCCGCCCAACGCCAAGGACGTGCTAGAGGAACTCGGCGTTTCCCCCAAGGAGGCCGCCCCGGTGCTGCGCCTGCTCTGCGAAGCTGGCGAACTGGTCAAGATCAAGGACGGCCTGTATTACCACGGCCCGGCCCTGGCCGATATTCTTGAACGTGTGCGCGGCTGGTTCACCACCCACGACAATCTTGATGTGGGCGGTCTGAAAGAACTCCTGGGGCTTTCGCGCAAATACCTGATCGCCTTGCTGGAATATATGGATAATGAGCGCATAACCGTGCGCGTGGGCGACCAGCGCCGTTTTCGCGGGCGTTAG
- a CDS encoding FAD-dependent oxidoreductase — MSEKILVVGGVALGPKAACRCKRLMPDAEVMLVDENVFISYGGCGIPYYVSGEIQNLDDLRSTPYHTVRDTEFFRDMKGITVRTQTRALAIDRAAKTLLVKDVVSGKEEKLPYDKLVLATGASPRVPPIEGKNLKNVLSLTRLEAAGAIRAACQEGKVSEAVIVGGGFIGLEAAVALADMWGVKVSVVEMMDQILPGVLSQPLSLMAANDCLTHKVDVFTSEKVLRLEGENGTVTKVVTDKREIPAQLVIFAAGFIPNGQLAKDAGLEVAPFGAVVVDEHMRTTDPSIYAGGDCVAIKNIITGKIGYLPLGSMANRQGRIIGTNLAGGNARFPGFVGSWAVKLFGLSFCGVGLTVERARKEGFDAMSVSVEQLDHAHFYPEKSMMSLELVVDKATSRVLGIQGACADPDSLKARIDAVAAALQYSKPTVEDISNLEIAYAPPFASAMDVVNVVANVADNALSGRFTPVTADQFMDLWKKRNENHVFFIDSRPAAAGKAVQEKHPDWHAMPLEEIAARISEVPKDRPVAIICNTGLRAYDSLLVLARNGVTNVVNSTGGMQAVIKMGLSL, encoded by the coding sequence ATGTCTGAAAAAATTCTGGTAGTTGGTGGTGTTGCCCTGGGGCCCAAGGCGGCTTGCCGCTGCAAGCGCCTCATGCCCGATGCGGAAGTGATGCTTGTGGACGAAAACGTCTTCATTTCCTACGGCGGTTGCGGCATCCCCTACTACGTGTCCGGTGAAATACAGAATCTCGACGACCTGCGCTCCACGCCTTATCATACCGTACGCGACACCGAATTTTTCCGCGATATGAAGGGTATCACCGTGCGCACCCAGACGCGCGCCCTGGCCATTGACCGGGCTGCCAAAACTCTGCTCGTCAAGGATGTTGTTTCCGGCAAGGAAGAAAAACTGCCTTACGACAAGCTGGTGCTGGCTACCGGCGCAAGCCCGCGCGTGCCCCCCATTGAAGGCAAGAATCTGAAAAACGTGCTTTCCCTGACCCGCCTTGAAGCTGCCGGAGCCATCCGCGCCGCCTGCCAGGAGGGCAAGGTGAGCGAGGCGGTCATTGTGGGCGGCGGCTTCATCGGCCTTGAGGCTGCCGTGGCCCTGGCCGACATGTGGGGAGTGAAAGTCAGCGTAGTGGAAATGATGGATCAGATTCTGCCCGGCGTGCTTTCCCAGCCTCTTTCGCTCATGGCCGCCAACGACTGCCTGACCCACAAGGTTGACGTGTTCACCTCTGAAAAAGTGCTGCGCCTTGAAGGCGAAAACGGCACTGTCACCAAGGTGGTCACGGACAAGCGTGAAATCCCCGCCCAGTTGGTGATCTTTGCAGCAGGCTTTATCCCCAACGGCCAGCTTGCCAAGGATGCCGGGCTGGAAGTGGCCCCCTTTGGCGCGGTGGTGGTGGACGAGCATATGCGCACCACCGACCCCTCCATCTATGCGGGCGGCGACTGCGTGGCCATCAAGAACATCATCACCGGCAAGATCGGTTATCTGCCCCTGGGCAGTATGGCAAACCGCCAGGGGCGCATCATCGGCACCAACCTTGCTGGCGGCAACGCCAGATTCCCTGGGTTTGTGGGCTCCTGGGCCGTAAAACTCTTTGGCCTTTCCTTCTGCGGCGTGGGCCTCACGGTTGAACGCGCCCGCAAAGAAGGCTTTGACGCCATGAGCGTCAGCGTGGAGCAGCTCGACCACGCCCACTTCTACCCCGAAAAATCCATGATGAGCCTTGAGCTGGTGGTGGACAAGGCCACCAGCCGGGTGCTGGGCATTCAGGGCGCCTGCGCCGATCCGGATTCGCTCAAGGCCCGCATTGATGCGGTGGCTGCGGCCCTGCAGTATTCCAAGCCCACGGTGGAAGATATCTCCAACCTTGAAATCGCTTACGCCCCGCCCTTTGCCTCGGCCATGGACGTGGTCAACGTGGTTGCCAATGTTGCCGACAACGCCCTCTCCGGGCGCTTCACCCCCGTGACCGCCGACCAGTTCATGGATCTGTGGAAGAAACGCAACGAAAACCACGTATTCTTTATTGATTCCCGCCCTGCGGCGGCAGGCAAGGCCGTGCAGGAAAAGCATCCCGACTGGCACGCCATGCCGCTGGAAGAAATTGCCGCCAGAATCAGCGAAGTGCCCAAGGACCGCCCTGTTGCCATTATCTGCAATACGGGTCTGCGCGCCTATGACAGCCTGCTGGTGCTGGCCCGCAATGGCGTGACCAACGTGGTCAACTCCACAGGCGGCATGCAGGCGGTCATCAAGATGGGCCTCTCGCTGTAA